The Lactobacillus sp. ESL0680 genome has a segment encoding these proteins:
- the yihA gene encoding ribosome biogenesis GTP-binding protein YihA/YsxC — protein sequence MIIRSSDYAISAVREDQYPKDNLPEIALAGRSNVGKSSLINSLLNRKNLARTSSQPGKTQTLNFYIVNEEFYLVDVPGYGYAKVSKSQRAKFGEMIQDYLETRENLRGLVILVDSRHEPTKDDIAMYNYAQYLNLPILLVCTKIDKVKKNQVNKVLANLKKTLDLSYDNVTVLTYSSVKKLHVKELSDWIEQHLQ from the coding sequence ATGATCATTAGAAGTAGTGATTATGCGATTAGTGCTGTTCGTGAAGATCAGTATCCCAAAGATAATCTGCCTGAAATTGCGCTTGCGGGCCGATCTAACGTTGGTAAATCAAGCCTCATCAATTCGCTGTTAAACCGAAAAAATCTTGCTAGAACTTCATCACAACCGGGTAAAACGCAAACGTTGAACTTTTATATTGTCAATGAGGAATTTTATCTAGTTGACGTTCCCGGTTATGGCTATGCGAAAGTTTCAAAATCGCAACGAGCTAAATTCGGTGAAATGATTCAGGATTATCTCGAAACACGAGAGAATTTAAGGGGCTTAGTCATTTTAGTTGATTCGCGTCATGAACCAACTAAGGATGATATTGCCATGTATAATTATGCGCAATACTTGAATTTGCCGATTTTATTAGTTTGTACAAAAATTGACAAGGTCAAAAAAAATCAAGTTAACAAGGTACTTGCTAACTTAAAAAAGACATTGGATTTGTCCTATGACAATGTTACTGTTCTGACATACAGCTCAGTTAAAAAACTACATGTTAAAGAATTAAGTGACTGGATTGAACAGCATTTACAGTAA
- a CDS encoding SPJ_0845 family protein encodes MGLTFKKQDELERLFDKFATVPEDKKKKLAKDTKKKTEDK; translated from the coding sequence ATGGGCTTAACTTTTAAAAAACAAGATGAATTAGAAAGATTATTCGACAAGTTTGCAACTGTACCGGAAGATAAAAAGAAAAAATTAGCTAAAGACACTAAAAAGAAAACTGAAGATAAATAA
- the uvrC gene encoding excinuclease ABC subunit UvrC has translation MATELIENKLKLLPAQPGCYLMKDINGTVIYVGKSKNLKNRVRSYFKSKQVGRRAELVREIRDYDIITVSTDKEAFLLEITLIKKYQPYYNVQLKQGTGYPYIEITNERDPQTKLTSIVRRDGGYYFGPYPNVYAAQATLKFIQKVFPLRHCHGKEGRPCLYYHMGQCLGACFKTVPKATYDAQIKKIKSFLNGDIAAVKQDLNQKMLEASQNLEFERAADIRDQLKYIEETVEKQKIISNDNKQRDIFNFYVDKSWISIQIFFLRQAKLLRRETRMYPLTDTSDPEDTFASFIVQFYGQKNRILPKEVLVPKGLDNEALAEVLTVPVRTPQRGQKRALLDMAKDNAKLKLDDKFRLLELGNRKTKGAQKEIFASLGLPYGHVIESFDHSHIQGADPVSALVVFKDGEPDKNAYRKYKLKGEVEHQNGGDEVRNTREVVRRRYGRLLREHQKMPDLILMDGGQIQVEACEDVLRNELNLNIPVAGMVKDDKHRTNHLLFGDPINGVPLKLIPLDPKSQGFYLMTRIQDEVHRFAITFHRKTHAKNALSSKLDSIKGIGPKSRNKLLRQFGSLKKIKEASIDELRAVGLTLPQAQTVKLTL, from the coding sequence TTGGCGACAGAATTAATTGAAAATAAATTGAAATTATTACCCGCGCAGCCGGGCTGTTACTTAATGAAAGACATCAACGGAACAGTTATTTATGTCGGTAAGTCAAAAAATTTAAAAAATCGGGTACGTTCATATTTTAAAAGCAAACAAGTTGGCCGGCGTGCTGAATTAGTACGGGAAATCCGTGATTATGACATTATTACGGTGTCGACTGATAAAGAAGCATTCTTACTTGAAATTACTTTAATCAAAAAATATCAGCCTTATTATAATGTGCAATTAAAGCAAGGCACAGGTTATCCCTATATTGAAATTACCAATGAGCGTGATCCGCAGACAAAGTTAACGAGTATTGTTAGACGCGATGGGGGTTATTATTTTGGCCCGTATCCTAATGTTTATGCTGCTCAGGCAACTTTGAAATTTATTCAAAAAGTTTTCCCGCTTAGGCACTGTCATGGTAAAGAGGGGCGGCCGTGTCTGTACTACCACATGGGGCAATGCTTGGGTGCCTGCTTTAAGACTGTGCCCAAGGCAACCTATGATGCCCAAATTAAGAAAATCAAAAGTTTTCTTAATGGTGACATTGCCGCGGTTAAGCAGGACTTGAACCAAAAGATGCTGGAAGCATCGCAGAATCTTGAGTTTGAACGGGCGGCAGATATTCGCGATCAGTTGAAATATATTGAAGAAACCGTTGAAAAGCAAAAAATTATCTCAAATGATAATAAGCAGCGTGATATTTTTAATTTTTATGTTGATAAATCCTGGATTTCGATTCAGATTTTCTTCTTGCGACAGGCGAAATTATTACGCCGCGAAACGCGAATGTACCCGTTAACAGATACCAGTGATCCAGAGGATACTTTTGCATCGTTTATCGTGCAGTTTTATGGCCAAAAGAACCGAATTTTACCAAAAGAAGTACTAGTACCCAAAGGACTAGATAATGAAGCACTGGCCGAAGTGTTGACCGTACCGGTTAGAACACCGCAGCGTGGACAAAAGCGGGCGCTTTTAGATATGGCTAAGGATAATGCCAAATTAAAGCTCGACGATAAATTTAGGCTGTTAGAATTAGGTAATCGTAAGACTAAGGGGGCACAAAAAGAAATTTTTGCGTCACTAGGCTTACCCTATGGCCACGTTATTGAAAGTTTTGACCACTCACACATTCAGGGAGCTGATCCGGTCTCGGCGTTAGTCGTATTTAAGGATGGTGAGCCTGACAAAAACGCCTATCGAAAATATAAACTCAAGGGTGAAGTCGAACACCAAAATGGTGGCGATGAAGTCAGAAATACGCGTGAGGTTGTTAGACGCCGCTATGGAAGATTATTGCGTGAGCACCAGAAGATGCCAGACCTAATCCTGATGGATGGGGGACAAATTCAAGTTGAAGCCTGTGAAGACGTTCTGCGTAATGAGTTAAACCTTAACATTCCGGTTGCGGGGATGGTTAAGGATGATAAGCACCGCACCAATCACTTGCTTTTTGGCGATCCCATCAATGGCGTGCCCCTGAAGCTGATCCCGCTTGATCCAAAGTCGCAGGGCTTTTACCTAATGACTAGAATTCAGGATGAAGTCCACCGGTTTGCGATTACTTTTCACCGTAAAACGCATGCTAAAAATGCTTTGTCGAGTAAATTAGATTCAATCAAAGGAATTGGCCCCAAGAGTAGAAATAAGTTGCTGCGGCAGTTCGGTTCTCTTAAAAAGATTAAGGAAGCATCAATTGATGAATTACGAGCTGTTGGCCTGACCTTGCCGCAAGCGCAAACAGTTAAGTTAACCCTGTAA
- the obgE gene encoding GTPase ObgE encodes MPTFVDQTKIEVQAGKGGDGMVAFRHEKYVPNGGPAGGDGGRGGSIIFVADSGLRTLMDFRYRRKFKAESGENGRIKSQYGHGAKDLYLKVPIGTTVYDFDTNEEIGDLTENKQELVVARGGRGGRGNIHFATSVNTAPEIAENGEPGEDRVLRLELKVLADVGLVGFPSVGKSTLLSVVTKAKPKIAAYSFTTLTPNLGMVILPDGRDFSMADLPGLIEGASQGVGLGIQFLRHIERTKVILHLVSMDPANGRNAMADYKAIRKELLTYDDSLENKRELIVASQMDIPGSDEKLAEFKQNLQEAGIKEPVYAISSVAHQGVDVLMQDTATMVAEVEKQQAEKAPKQVEETKEYKFTAPKKNEFTIEKLEDHVFEIKGESLLRLVERTNIDHHDGIMRLARKLKNLGVDDALRENGAVDGDDVIIGTFNFEFVQ; translated from the coding sequence ATGCCTACATTTGTCGATCAAACTAAGATTGAAGTCCAAGCCGGTAAAGGCGGCGATGGCATGGTTGCTTTCCGCCATGAAAAGTACGTTCCAAATGGCGGTCCAGCCGGTGGTGACGGCGGTCGTGGCGGCAGTATTATTTTTGTTGCGGATAGCGGATTAAGAACGTTGATGGATTTTCGTTATCGGCGGAAATTTAAGGCAGAGTCCGGTGAAAATGGACGCATTAAGTCCCAATATGGGCACGGTGCAAAGGACCTATACTTAAAGGTACCGATTGGTACAACAGTCTATGACTTTGACACCAATGAAGAAATCGGTGATTTAACCGAAAATAAGCAGGAATTAGTTGTTGCGCGCGGCGGTCGCGGCGGTCGCGGTAATATTCACTTTGCCACAAGTGTCAATACAGCACCGGAAATTGCTGAAAACGGCGAACCAGGAGAAGATCGTGTCTTGCGGCTAGAATTAAAGGTGTTAGCCGATGTTGGTCTGGTTGGCTTTCCATCTGTTGGTAAGTCGACCTTGCTATCGGTTGTCACTAAGGCAAAGCCAAAGATTGCAGCTTATTCCTTCACTACATTAACACCTAATTTGGGCATGGTTATCTTGCCTGATGGCCGTGACTTTTCAATGGCTGACTTACCCGGCTTAATTGAGGGTGCTAGTCAAGGTGTTGGTTTGGGAATTCAATTTTTGCGGCACATTGAGCGAACTAAGGTAATTTTGCACCTCGTCTCAATGGATCCAGCTAATGGCCGTAATGCAATGGCTGATTACAAGGCGATTCGTAAAGAATTGTTAACCTATGATGATAGTCTTGAAAATAAGCGGGAGTTAATTGTTGCTTCGCAGATGGACATTCCTGGTTCAGATGAAAAGCTTGCTGAATTTAAGCAAAACTTGCAAGAGGCAGGAATTAAAGAACCTGTTTATGCAATTTCAAGTGTAGCTCATCAAGGAGTTGACGTCTTGATGCAAGATACCGCCACAATGGTTGCCGAAGTTGAAAAGCAGCAGGCTGAAAAAGCTCCTAAGCAGGTTGAGGAAACCAAGGAATACAAGTTTACTGCTCCTAAGAAGAATGAATTTACAATTGAAAAACTTGAAGATCATGTCTTTGAAATTAAAGGTGAAAGTTTGCTTCGGTTGGTTGAACGTACCAATATTGACCACCATGATGGGATTATGCGGTTAGCTCGTAAGCTGAAGAATTTAGGGGTTGATGACGCTTTACGTGAAAACGGAGCTGTAGACGGCGATGACGTAATAATTGGTACATTCAATTTTGAATTTGTCCAATAG
- a CDS encoding acyltransferase family protein: protein MTKNRFITGYSGLRALAVIGVILYHLNPNTFVGGYLGVPIFFVLSGYLVTDHMFKAYREQGYYDQRKFYLGRIKKLYPQLIAVLWLSAAYIFLFQRNLLVKLAQIVVANLLNVYNFWQILNGQSYFERFATNESPFTHLWTMSINGQFYLLWPIVIFLLVKFAKKRKTSFWILFGVSLASALEMAVMYHSGVDINRIYYGTDTRFFSLGLGAALAVIWPMEKLRKNVTKVDTWLLDGVGLVSLCGLIWLFFSSQMNPEQAFPYYGGMLLFTLLTTILVGIIAHPGSHWNEWLTNPVFNWIGSRSYGIYLYQFPVMIFFEDKVTNMADHVFLYPLIEVILILLLSEISYRLIEQPLGKITWVKFKNYFRHLFKKSTKNYLGKLQAIVGYLIFLIGTTGILVSPAVKAQDFNKSQLATRIRANQVQQKKDNQVLITKLQKAKKKTRQRTKLVNEAQRTAKSHPVNRSFKKYGISQIDLQLAQKVQLTAIGDSVMAGSSNTLAQLMPKAVIDAAVSRQLSVATGLINQYQSQKALANNVLIGLGTNGPFSMGDLDKLMKQMGPKTQVFWINTHVPTKPWQNQVNNLLKTAAKKYPNLIIIDWYNYSKKHSNWFYQDNTHPTPVGSKYYSVLIAKTIVKHARF, encoded by the coding sequence ATGACAAAAAATCGGTTTATTACAGGATATTCTGGACTTAGAGCATTGGCAGTGATTGGCGTGATTTTATATCACCTGAATCCTAATACTTTCGTCGGCGGTTATCTTGGGGTGCCGATCTTTTTTGTGTTATCGGGATATTTGGTCACGGATCACATGTTTAAGGCATACCGTGAGCAGGGGTATTACGATCAACGCAAATTTTATTTAGGTCGGATTAAAAAATTATACCCGCAGTTAATTGCTGTTTTGTGGTTATCGGCCGCTTATATCTTTTTGTTTCAACGCAATTTACTAGTTAAGTTGGCCCAAATTGTAGTAGCTAACCTGCTAAATGTTTATAATTTTTGGCAGATTTTAAATGGTCAAAGTTATTTTGAAAGGTTTGCTACTAATGAATCACCGTTTACGCATTTATGGACAATGTCAATTAACGGTCAATTCTATCTTTTATGGCCAATCGTAATTTTTTTGCTAGTTAAATTCGCTAAGAAGCGAAAAACAAGTTTTTGGATCTTATTCGGTGTGTCTCTTGCTTCAGCGCTAGAGATGGCAGTGATGTATCATAGCGGTGTCGACATTAATCGAATTTATTATGGTACCGATACACGCTTTTTCTCATTAGGATTGGGCGCAGCCTTAGCAGTAATCTGGCCAATGGAAAAATTGCGCAAGAATGTTACTAAGGTTGATACGTGGCTGCTCGACGGCGTGGGCTTAGTATCATTATGCGGTTTGATTTGGTTATTCTTTAGTTCACAGATGAATCCGGAACAAGCATTTCCTTATTATGGCGGGATGCTATTATTTACGCTGTTAACGACTATCTTGGTTGGGATTATTGCTCATCCTGGCAGTCATTGGAATGAGTGGCTGACCAATCCTGTGTTTAACTGGATTGGTTCACGCAGTTATGGAATATACCTCTACCAATTCCCCGTGATGATTTTCTTTGAAGACAAGGTAACCAACATGGCGGACCACGTTTTTCTGTATCCGCTAATTGAAGTGATTTTGATTTTACTGTTAAGTGAAATTTCCTACCGCTTAATTGAACAGCCGTTAGGCAAAATTACGTGGGTTAAATTTAAGAACTACTTTAGGCATTTATTTAAAAAGTCAACCAAAAATTATTTAGGTAAATTACAGGCAATTGTCGGTTATTTGATATTTTTAATTGGTACCACAGGAATTTTGGTCTCACCGGCAGTCAAAGCGCAAGATTTTAATAAATCACAATTGGCGACCCGGATTAGGGCAAATCAGGTACAACAGAAAAAAGATAATCAAGTTTTAATTACTAAATTGCAAAAAGCCAAGAAAAAAACGCGGCAAAGGACTAAACTAGTTAATGAGGCACAACGTACGGCAAAAAGTCATCCAGTTAACCGGTCATTCAAAAAATATGGCATTTCACAAATAGACCTGCAATTAGCACAAAAGGTGCAGTTGACGGCGATTGGTGATTCCGTAATGGCGGGTTCAAGCAATACGCTTGCGCAGTTGATGCCTAAGGCAGTAATTGACGCTGCAGTCTCACGTCAATTAAGTGTGGCTACAGGCTTAATTAATCAGTATCAGTCCCAAAAGGCTTTAGCTAATAATGTTTTAATTGGCCTTGGGACTAACGGACCATTTTCAATGGGTGATTTAGACAAGTTAATGAAGCAGATGGGACCTAAGACGCAAGTCTTTTGGATTAATACGCACGTGCCAACCAAGCCATGGCAAAATCAAGTTAACAATTTGCTGAAAACGGCAGCTAAAAAATATCCGAATTTAATTATTATTGATTGGTATAATTATTCAAAGAAGCATTCCAACTGGTTTTATCAGGATAATACACACCCAACACCAGTAGGATCAAAGTATTATAGTGTTTTGATTGCGAAGACAATTGTCAAGCACGCAAGATTTTAG
- the rnz gene encoding ribonuclease Z, which translates to MELQFLGTGAGQPSKKRNVSSIALKMLDEINEIWLFDVGEATQHQILRTNIRLRKVTKIFISHNHGDHIFGLPGLLATRSFQGDVGPLTIYGPSGLEQFVRTALRVSRTKVTYPIKFVVLDQGGLIYQGQGFKVYAEKLVHRVPSFGYRIVEDSHQGELLMDKLAQYNVPNGPLLGKLKNGEKVSLADGTVLDGKDFLGPDKPGRIVTVIYDTRSTPTIAKLAQNADVLVHESTFAGNEADLAHSYYHSTAVEAAKIARDNGVKSLYLNHISARYLGAKAKNLEKQARKVFPNTNLANDFDRVEIPMKGENNE; encoded by the coding sequence ATGGAATTACAATTTCTAGGTACAGGAGCGGGCCAACCGTCCAAAAAGCGTAATGTTTCAAGTATTGCACTGAAGATGCTTGATGAAATAAATGAAATATGGTTATTTGATGTTGGGGAAGCTACGCAGCACCAGATATTGCGGACAAATATCCGTTTACGCAAGGTAACTAAAATTTTTATTTCACATAATCACGGCGATCATATTTTTGGGCTGCCAGGTTTGCTTGCTACTAGATCCTTTCAAGGTGATGTTGGGCCACTGACAATTTATGGCCCAAGTGGGCTAGAGCAGTTTGTGCGCACAGCTTTGCGAGTATCACGTACTAAGGTTACTTATCCAATTAAGTTTGTTGTTTTAGACCAGGGCGGCTTGATTTATCAAGGCCAGGGCTTTAAGGTTTATGCTGAAAAGTTAGTCCACCGTGTGCCTAGTTTTGGCTATCGGATAGTTGAAGATTCACATCAAGGTGAACTTTTAATGGATAAATTAGCGCAATATAATGTGCCAAACGGTCCATTACTTGGTAAACTAAAGAATGGTGAAAAAGTTTCGCTGGCTGATGGTACTGTTTTGGACGGTAAGGACTTCCTCGGTCCTGATAAACCTGGTAGAATAGTAACAGTTATTTATGATACTCGTTCAACACCAACAATTGCTAAATTGGCTCAGAATGCGGATGTTTTAGTCCATGAATCAACGTTTGCCGGCAATGAAGCTGACTTAGCGCATTCTTATTATCATTCAACTGCAGTTGAAGCAGCCAAAATTGCGCGCGATAATGGCGTTAAAAGTTTATACTTGAACCATATTTCGGCGAGATATTTGGGTGCTAAGGCTAAGAATTTAGAAAAGCAGGCACGAAAAGTATTCCCGAATACTAATTTGGCTAATGATTTTGACCGAGTAGAGATTCCAATGAAAGGTGAAAACAATGAGTGA
- a CDS encoding SDR family oxidoreductase yields the protein MSDSLRNKVVVVTGASSGIGRSIALESAGRGATVILIARSRSMDKLKQIAAEARELSGAASYTFPTDMGNNDQIDATFKEIIKVTKHIDYLVNCAGFGKFEQFVDTDRRETAAMFQVNVLGLMYFTRLIGRVMIEQKTGQIINFGSIAGKIPTAKSAAYSATKAAVIQFSNVLRLELKPFGVKVMTVNPGPVYTNFFNIADKSGKYAESVEKFMLDPDDVAWQVVHYFGSNKRELNLPLSLAVLAKLYNLFPTIGDSLSLKYASRK from the coding sequence ATGAGTGATTCGTTAAGAAATAAAGTAGTAGTTGTAACTGGTGCTTCTAGCGGCATTGGCCGTTCAATTGCATTAGAGAGTGCTGGACGTGGAGCAACAGTCATTTTGATTGCCCGCAGTCGCAGCATGGATAAGCTCAAGCAGATTGCTGCTGAGGCGCGGGAACTTTCTGGCGCGGCATCCTATACTTTCCCTACTGATATGGGGAATAATGACCAAATTGACGCTACTTTTAAAGAAATAATCAAGGTAACTAAGCACATTGATTATTTGGTTAACTGTGCAGGCTTTGGTAAATTTGAGCAATTTGTTGATACAGACCGGCGAGAAACAGCAGCGATGTTTCAAGTTAATGTCTTGGGATTAATGTACTTTACCAGACTAATTGGTCGGGTGATGATCGAGCAAAAGACCGGTCAAATCATTAACTTTGGTTCAATTGCGGGTAAGATTCCAACAGCTAAGTCTGCCGCATACAGTGCAACCAAAGCTGCAGTTATCCAATTTTCTAACGTTTTACGCCTGGAATTGAAGCCATTTGGTGTCAAAGTCATGACTGTTAATCCGGGACCTGTTTACACTAATTTCTTTAATATCGCTGATAAGAGCGGTAAGTATGCTGAAAGTGTAGAAAAGTTCATGCTTGATCCTGATGATGTCGCTTGGCAGGTTGTTCATTACTTTGGCAGTAATAAACGTGAACTTAATTTACCACTTAGCCTAGCCGTTTTAGCTAAACTATATAATCTGTTCCCAACGATTGGTGATAGTTTATCTTTAAAATATGCTTCTAGAAAGTAG
- a CDS encoding lipopolysaccharide assembly protein LapA domain-containing protein: MKGKMQQAKLVFGLVLILLAVIFVVLNTKPVAINFGFFDVKLPLIIVLVVMIIIGVLIGWFWGSNKHNQAKKS, from the coding sequence ATGAAAGGCAAGATGCAACAGGCCAAATTAGTTTTTGGTTTAGTTCTAATTCTATTGGCTGTAATTTTTGTTGTGCTTAATACTAAGCCAGTCGCAATCAATTTTGGCTTCTTTGATGTCAAATTGCCATTAATTATTGTACTAGTAGTTATGATAATTATTGGTGTTTTGATTGGTTGGTTCTGGGGTTCAAATAAACATAATCAAGCTAAGAAAAGCTAA
- the rpmF gene encoding 50S ribosomal protein L32 yields MAVPKRHTSKQKKRSRRGHIKLAVPAMHYDATTGEYRLSHRVSPKGYYKGRQVVNETSASDNN; encoded by the coding sequence ATGGCAGTTCCTAAGAGACATACTTCTAAGCAAAAGAAACGTTCACGTCGTGGCCATATCAAGTTAGCTGTTCCAGCAATGCATTATGATGCAACTACTGGTGAATACCGTTTGAGTCACCGCGTTTCACCTAAAGGTTATTACAAGGGTCGTCAAGTGGTTAACGAAACTAGCGCTAGCGACAACAACTAA
- a CDS encoding bifunctional UDP-sugar hydrolase/5'-nucleotidase — protein MKLVFLHSSDIHGYLLATDYQDRSNYHAPFGLSRVASVIKKERAKYGAEHVIVTDAGDCLQGAPLASYVHAAGTKDALKEYTASYNAIGYDARVLGNHDFNYGQDYLKYYLAQNTAPMLNANILNEQTDEPAFGQAYRIIEKQGIKVGIIGITTQYIPHWEPDDHLTGLKFASAFAQVKHYAQILRPQVDVLAVVYHGGFENDPQTGSELMPHNGENEGYQILTQIPEVDVFLTGHQHQKMQLVAKKTAIVQPGYRGEAVGKVVLDIDETTKQITSMTTELITTKDYAEDPTITKLTKSLDQATQNWLDKPIATLKDPAPIGNATRARLEGAPFINLLQSMQLHFTGADISATAVMSETAKGFGKQVTMRDLVLNYPYSNQLCKVKLTGRELRHVIEHSLAFLTKDAAGKVGFLPEKQDFLFNFDVFYPVNYEADIARPVGQRLTKLELNGRPLQDEQTYYLAVNNYRVMGGGFYPEYSPDKILEISDKDYVQMFQEFLTSNKVKVDAQTNYHFY, from the coding sequence ATGAAATTAGTATTTTTACATTCTAGTGATATCCATGGGTATTTACTGGCAACAGATTATCAAGATAGGTCTAATTATCATGCACCCTTTGGGTTGAGCCGAGTTGCCAGCGTCATTAAAAAAGAGCGGGCAAAATACGGTGCTGAGCACGTGATTGTTACTGATGCAGGTGATTGTCTTCAAGGAGCACCGCTAGCGTCGTATGTCCACGCTGCAGGGACAAAGGATGCCCTGAAAGAGTACACTGCTAGCTATAATGCCATTGGGTATGATGCACGCGTTTTAGGAAACCATGACTTTAATTACGGCCAAGATTACTTGAAGTATTATCTTGCGCAAAATACGGCGCCAATGTTAAATGCTAATATTTTAAATGAACAGACTGATGAACCTGCCTTTGGGCAAGCTTACCGCATAATTGAAAAGCAGGGGATTAAGGTCGGCATAATTGGTATTACGACCCAATACATTCCTCATTGGGAACCAGATGACCATCTTACGGGTTTAAAATTTGCTTCAGCTTTTGCGCAAGTTAAGCACTACGCCCAAATTTTGCGGCCGCAAGTTGATGTCTTAGCAGTTGTTTATCATGGTGGTTTTGAAAATGACCCGCAGACTGGCAGTGAACTCATGCCGCATAATGGTGAAAATGAGGGTTACCAGATCCTAACCCAAATTCCCGAAGTTGATGTCTTTTTAACTGGCCACCAGCACCAAAAAATGCAGCTGGTAGCTAAGAAAACGGCGATTGTGCAGCCGGGCTACCGCGGCGAAGCTGTTGGCAAGGTCGTGCTTGATATTGATGAAACGACTAAACAAATCACGTCAATGACAACTGAATTGATTACAACTAAGGATTACGCAGAAGATCCGACTATTACTAAGCTAACTAAATCGCTGGATCAGGCAACGCAAAATTGGTTAGACAAGCCAATTGCCACGTTAAAAGACCCAGCACCAATTGGTAATGCCACTAGAGCGCGGCTAGAAGGAGCCCCATTTATCAACTTGTTGCAGTCAATGCAGCTGCATTTTACCGGTGCTGATATTTCGGCAACCGCGGTAATGAGTGAGACTGCCAAAGGCTTTGGTAAGCAAGTTACGATGCGTGATTTGGTGCTTAATTATCCATATTCTAACCAGTTATGTAAGGTAAAATTAACCGGTCGTGAGTTACGCCATGTAATTGAGCACAGTTTAGCGTTCTTAACTAAAGATGCCGCAGGTAAAGTTGGATTTTTACCAGAAAAACAGGATTTTCTCTTTAACTTTGATGTTTTTTATCCTGTAAATTATGAAGCCGACATTGCGCGGCCAGTAGGACAGCGGTTGACCAAACTAGAATTGAATGGACGCCCGCTTCAGGACGAACAGACTTATTACTTAGCCGTTAATAATTATCGTGTGATGGGCGGCGGCTTTTATCCTGAATATAGCCCTGATAAAATTCTTGAAATTTCTGACAAAGATTACGTGCAAATGTTCCAAGAGTTTTTGACAAGCAACAAAGTTAAAGTTGATGCACAAACTAATTATCATTTTTATTAA
- a CDS encoding YjzD family protein has translation MGRYIVTICWSVIYMLIVGFIAAPLTQNVFNLQDAVIVGVIFGILFAAIIPTITAHSSKDKSNFTKLK, from the coding sequence ATGGGTCGTTATATCGTGACTATCTGTTGGAGCGTTATCTACATGTTAATCGTGGGCTTTATTGCCGCACCATTAACACAGAACGTCTTTAATTTACAAGATGCCGTCATCGTTGGCGTAATCTTCGGTATTTTATTTGCGGCAATCATACCAACAATTACCGCTCATTCAAGTAAAGATAAAAGCAATTTTACCAAGCTTAAATAA